A window of Pectobacterium carotovorum genomic DNA:
TCCCCAAGTGGTGTCAGAAATATCGATAGAATAGCGCTGCGTATCGCCCCACACCGGCATCAGACCGCCGCGTTGGCGGGTTCGGTTAATGCTCACGCCCGGATAGATCAGCATCGTGGTATCCGTCACGCTTGCCTGCGTAAAGTGGTCGAGGCTCCAGCGCAAGTTAATCGCGCGTTGCCAACCGCTGGAGAGATCCCAGTAGCGCGCCACGTTCAGCGTGGTGCCATCGGATTTAGTATCGTTGAGATCTTCGCGCTTGAAACCACCTTGCAGCAGGTAATACTGCTCAAGTGGGTTCTTCAACAAGGGAATTTTGTAGCTAAAATCGAGCGATTGCTCCGGCGCAGACACGCTCAGGCTGCTTTCCAGACTGTGGCCCCGTGAATTCACCCAAGGCTTATTCCAGGTCGTTTTAAAACGGGGGCCAACATCCGTGGCATAGCCAACCCCGGTTTCAATCCGGTTACGGGTTCGCGGCGTCACCACGGCTTCTAACGGCAGCACCTTGGTGCTTTTCGACTGGTCGAAATCGGGTGATACCACGACGGAATTAAACCACCCCGTCGCAGAAAGACGGCGGTTTAACTCACCGAGGTCTTCGCTGGTATACACATCGCCTTCATGAAACGGCACCAGATTTTGCAGATAATCTTCGCGGATTTGCGCGCCCTGAAAACGTACAGCACCAAAGCGATAGCGTTCACCGCTATCAAAATCGATATCCCAAAACGCTTCTCTCTTTTCCTGCATCACGCCCAGCTGGCTTTGCAGGAAACGCGCATCGAAATAGCCTTTGCGTAATGACAAACCGTTCAGCCCGCTTTTAAAGCGATCGAAATCGCCATGGTTCAGCACAGAACCGATTTCCGGGCGATCGTCTTTAACCAGCTGTTGGTAGTCTTTATCGTTGTGTGCGCCGCCGCGCAAAGTGATGTTCACCCCGGCAATTTTTACCGGTTCACCGGGAGTGACGGTGGCAATCAATACGGGTCGTCCGCCATTAACGGCAGGCCGGAATTCGAAACCAATCTGTGGATCGTAGTAGCCGAGCGCGCGCAATCCCTGACGGATCGCTTCATCGACGCGTGAGCGGAAACGCCCGTCGGCATTAACCTCATCGACCGCAATGGTAGATAAGCGCGCCCGTACATTCTTTTGTAACTGCCCTTCCAGCCCCATGACTTGCAGACGCACATTCGCCGCCTGGCTCTCTGGGGCCAGCATAAGCAGCGCGCACATCAGGCCAAGAACCCGGTATCGTGGCGCACCGCAGCCAGCAAAGCTATTTTTTTGTCCTGCGATGCCTTTTTGCCCGGTAACGCTTTTTTTTCCAATGAAACTTTTCGTTGAGATGAAAATAGTCACTGAGCTCCCTGATAAAATCGGTCTGTCGCCTAAAACCTATAGCATGGCTTTTATCACTTCGCCCGCCGCATTGACGGCCGTCGTTGTACGCTTACCTGACAATCCGCCACGCAGCGCCGAAATCTCCTACCAACTTTGCATGATATTAGTGATAAATACTAATTTTCCACCTTAAGAATAGATTTTCACCTGCAAACATCAATATGCGGCATTACAGATAAACATTACCTTAACATTAAACACCATGAAGATATAAAGACAGCCCCCTGCTTCTTGGTTATGCTTTCCATGAAAGCGGGTTATTTACCCAGTCTAGCTGGAGTTAACAACGTGATGAGTTCAATTGATAAAACACAGCGGATTACGCAATCCGATGCTCTACCGGGGCGTTCCACCCCCATGCCCGTCGCCAGGCTGCATGTCGTTCATGAACATTCCATGACGCATGTGCCGGACCCGATGTCTGTCGCTATTTTCGCGATGGGCTGTTTCTGGGGCGCGGAGCGTTTGTTCTGGCAACAGCCGGGCGTCTACAGCACCGCAGCAGGTTATATCGGGGGCTACACGCCTAACCCGACCTACCGTGAAGTATGCAGCGGGCAAACTGACCACGCCGAAGCCGTGCGCGTCGTTTTCGATCCTGCGGTGATCAACTATGAGCAGTTGCTGCGGCTGTTCTGGGAAAATCATGACCCCGCGCAGGGTATGCGTCAGGGTGGCGATATCGGTAGCCAATACCGCTCTGCTATCTATACGCTCACGCCCGAGCAGGAACAGGCGGCACAGGAAAGCCTTCAACGCTTTCAGCAGGCGATGAGGGAGAGCGGCGACGGCCGTGCTATCAGCACAGAAATCGAGCCTGCGGGCCCGTTCTATTATGCGGAAGACGACCACCAGCAATACCTGCATAAGAACCCGAACGGCTACTGTGGGTTAGGTGGCATCAGCATCTGTCTGCCGCCTCCGCGTTGACTGCTGGCGGTAATTTCACCGCTCCTGCTATAATGCCCCCGAACCGGGCTAATCCTCGCCCGGTTATGACCTTCAATAATGATCATAATGTGTTCACTTTTATGTGCTCACCTTTCTGAGGATCGCTGCGTCAATCTCGGCTCATGCGAAAACTTACCTAAAGTAAAAACTATGTTAAACAGTCTATTACTGATTCTTTTTCTTATTGCCATCAGTGCGTTTTTCTCGCTGTCCGAGATTTCGCTGGCGGCGTCCCGTAAAATTAAACTCAAACTGATGGCCGATGAAGGAAACCTCAACGCCGATCTGGTGCTCAAGTTTCAGGAAACGCCGGGCATCTTTTTTACCGTGATTCAAATTGGTGTCAACGCCGTCGCGATTCTGGCTGGTATCATCGGCGATGCAGCATTTTCCCCCACGTTTTCCATGCTGTTTGAACGTTTCATGTCACCCGAAGCCGCAGATAAAGCCAGCTTCATCTGCTCATTCGTACTCGTCACCAGCCTGTTCATCCTGTTTGGCGATCTCACCCCGAAACGCATTGGTATGATTGCGCCGGAAGCCGTAGCGGTCCGCATAATCAACCCCATGCGCTTCTGCCTGCTCCTCTTCCGTCCGCTGGTTTGGATCTTTAACGGTCTGGCTAACGTCATTTTTCGCCTGCTCAAGCTGCCAATGGTGCGTAAAGATGACATCACATCCGATGATATTTACGCTGTGGTGGAAGCCGGTGCGCTGGCTGGCGTGCTGCGTAAACAAGAACACGAACTGATCGAGAACGTGTTTGAGCTGGAGTCCCGTACCGTGCCGTCTTCGATGACCTCACGCGAAAGCGTGGTCTATTTCGATCTGCGCGAACAGGAAGACAGCATTAAGGAAAAGATCGCTCAGCAGCCACATTCCAAGTTTCTGGTTTGCGATGGCACGATCGATCAGATCGTCGGCTACGTGGATTCCAAAGACCTGCTGATTCGGGTGCTGGGAAACCAAAGCCTGACGCTCAGTAGCGGCGTGCAGATTCGTCCTGCGCTGATCGTGCCGGATACACTGACGCTGTCCGAAGCGTTAGAAAGCTTTAAAACCGCGGGCGAAGATTTCGCCGTCATTCTGAACGAATACGCGCTGATCGTCGGCATTATCACCCTTAACGACGTCATGACCACGCTGATGGGCGATCTCGTCGGTCAGGGAATGGAAGAGCAGATTGTCGCGCGCGATGAGAATTCCTGGCTGGTTGAAGGCGGTACGCCAATAGAAGACGTGATGCGCGCGCTGAATATTGATGATTTCCCGCATTCCGGCAACTACGAAACCATCGGCGGCTTCATGATGTATACGCTGCGGAAAATCCCGAAACGTACCGATGCGGTGCGCTTCTCTGGCTATAAATTTGAAGTGGTGGATATCGATAGCTACAAGATCGATCAGCTGCTGGTGACTCGTCTGGAGGACCGCCCGATTGTCTCATCAAGCGTGAAGATTGATAGCGACGATTAACCGCCAGAAGACATGCCCAACAAACCTATTTGCTGAACGAAGACGGGAGTAACGGAATAGAAGAGTAAAGCGTTTGCGCCAGGGATGGCGCAACCCGAGCTTATATGGACGTACTTGCAGCGTCTTTACGATCTATACGTTACTACCGCTTAGCAGAAACCAGAACGGCCCGCTACGGGCCGTTTCTTTATCACTCATCCCATCTCGGCCTGAAGCCGGATGACCTGGCGATTCACTTCGGACATCACCAGAAGATGCTGCTTATCCTGTTTCTTTGGCAATAGAATTTTGCCGTAGTCGAACTCAAAAGCACCAACCCCTTTTATGTACAGCCGCCCACGAAACAGGGTTTTCACATACTTGGCGACTTTCAAAGGATTGTAACGTTCGAAGATCCTCATCGTTTTACTCTCCCGTTTTATTTTTTACGCTCTCCCTTTCGCCAACATGGCTGAGGTTCTGGAGCGCTAATGAGATAACGGATACTGCTAGTTAGTACTGTAAAACGGCATTTAGTTCCCCACTATTCAGTATTCTTAACTGCTTTTACAGATTTTTACAGAGTAGTGTTTAAGGAAACCCCTAGTCATCAGTATAAACCTTCAAAAATAAGGGTTTTGTGCACTCGGGCACAAAGCGTTTTATCGCGGAGCAGGACAGACCAGTTTCCTGAATCTACGCTTATTCCATAGCCTGATATTTTCCATCATTGACATCGCATCGGGCCCCACACTGAAGGACATACCATGATAAAAATACGCCACCTGCTCATCGCGCTCTCTATCACGCCTCTGCTGGGGCTCCCAGCCTTAGCCCATACGCTGGTACTCAACCAATTGGTTCCTCCCGTCGGTGTCGCAGACAAGGGAGAACTTCAGTACCTTAATAATCAGTTTAGTTATAAAAACTGGAACAGTGCGCAACTGCCCGGAAAAGTGCGGGTAATACAACATATCGCTGGCCGCACCTCAGCCAAAGAGATGAACGATCCGCTCATCTCCGCACTGAAGGCCGCTAACCTACCGCATGATTATTACCAAACGACGACAATCGTGAATACCGACGATGCCATCATCGGCACCAGTATGTTTGTGCGCAGTAGCCTTGAGGACAACAAGAAAGCCTTTCCGTGGTCGCAATTCATTGTCGACAGTAACGGCAATGTGCGGAAAACCTGGCAGCTCCAGCAAAATAGCTCGGCTATCGCGGTGCTGGATAAACAGGGGAAAGTCCGTTTCGTGAAGGATGGCGCGTTGAGCGGACAGGAAGTGCAGCAGGTGATGTCCCTGCTGCGCCAGTTACTGGAAGAGAAATAGCGCTAAAGCAGTTAAAACAGGGAGACGCGAAAACCGGGGTTGAGGAAAGATTCACGCGGCGTGTAAGACAGAGTCTGTCCTTGCCAATCGTGAATCTGCGCCCCGGCCGCTACCGCCACCGCATGGCCCGCCGCCGTATCCCAAATGTTCGTCGGCCCGAAGCGTGGGTAAAGCTGCGCTTCACCTTCCGCCACCAGACAAAATTTTAGCGATGACCCAACCGCCACCGTCTGGTGCTCACCCAGTTGATTGAGATAGTCCTTTAATTCGCGATCGGCATGAGAGCGGCTGACCACCACCAAAGGAGGCCGAGCCTGTTTCACCGTAATTTGCCGACGCTGGCCGTTCTCTTCTTTCCAGGCTTTACCCTCCGCCGCGGAGTACATCACCCCCGTAACCGGTACGTAAACCACGCCGAGTACGGCCTGACCGTTCTCTATCAGCGCAATATTCACCGTAAACTCGCCATTGCGGCTGAGGAACTCTTTGGTGCCATCCAACGGATCGACCAGCCAATAGCGCTGCCAGTGCCGACGGATTTCCCATTCAGGCGGATCTTCTTCTGACAGCAAAGGGATATCAGGATACGCCGCAGCCAAGCCATCCTTAATGACCCGATGCGCCGCAAGATCGGCGGCGGTTACTGGCGAATCATCTTTCTTGTGCGCGACATCTACGGGATGCTGCCCGTCATAAACCTGCATAATGGCAGCACCAGCATCACGGGCCAGTTGGCAAATAGGTTCTAGCATGATCTACCTCGTCGTTATCGGTTACGCGACGATAGCGTAACGCAGACTTCATCTCTGTCATTCATTATACATCTGTGAGGCAATCTACGATTATTGCCATTATTGATGTCATCCTCAGCATTTAGAGACGATAATCACTTTAACTTCATCATGATATGAAAAACACCCCCCGATCGCCTCACGCGTCGACAATTACCTCACAAGGAGTTACGCAATGAAGCATTCACTGGCACTCAGCCTGCTTGCTACGCTGGTCGCCACGACCGTTCATGCCGCTACTGTTGATCTACGGGTATTGGAAACCACCGATCTGCACAGCAATATGATGGACTTCGACTATTACAAGGATACGCCAACCGATAAATTTGGTCTGGTGCGTACCGCCAGCCTGATTCACGCCGCGCGCGAACAAGCCACCAACAGCGTGCTGGTGGATAACGGCGATTTGATCCAAGGCAGCCCGTTAGGGGATTACATGGCGGCGAAGGGGCTGAAAGCAGGCGATGTACATCCGGTTTATCAAGCGATGAACACGCTGGATTATTCCGTCGGCAATATCGGTAACCACGAATTCAACTATGGCCTGGACTACCTGCACAAGGCGCTGTCCGGCGCAAAATTCCCTTATGTGAACGCCAACGTGCTAGATGCGAAAACGGGCAAACCGCTGTTTACGCCTTACCACATTGAAAACAAATCGGTCACCGACCGCGACGGCAAACAGCATACCCTGCGCATCGGCTATATTGGCTTCGTCCCGCCGCAGGTCATGGTATGGGATAAAGCTAATCTGACCGGAAAAGTCACCGTAGAAGATATCACGGAGAGTGCCAAAAAGTGGGTACCGGAAATGCGCAAGCAAGGTGCCGATCTGGTGATTGTGATCCCTCACTCCGGTCTTTCTGCCGAGCCGTATAAAGCGATGGCGGAAAACTCCGTTTACTACCTCAGCCAAATTCCTGGCGTTGACGCGATCATGTTCGGTCATGCTCATGCGGTTTTCCCCAGCAATGACTTTGCGAACATCAAGGGCGCTGACATCAAACAGGGAACACTCAACGGCGTGCCTGCGGTGATGCCGGGGCAATGGGGTGACCACCTTGGCGTCGTCGATTTCACGCTGAATAACGACAGCGGCACATGGAAGGTAGAACAGGCGAAAGCGGAAGCCAGACCGATCTATGACAAAGCGCAGAAGAAATCACTGGCGGCGGAAGACGACAAGCTGGTGAAAGTACTGTCCGATGCTCACCAGAATACGCGCGAGTTTGTCAGCAAGCCGATCGGTAAATCCGCAGACAACATGTATAGCTACCTGTCGCTGATTCAGGACGATCCGACCGTGCAGATCGTCAATAATGCCCAGCGCGCCTATGTAGAACACTTTATTCAGGGCGATCCCGATCTGGCCGATCTTCCCGTGCTGTCCGCTGCCGCACCGTTTAAAGCCGGTGGACGTAAAAACGATCCGGCCAGCTATGTCGAAGTAGAAAAAGGCCAGCTCACCTTCCGTAACGCTGCCGATCTGTATCTCTACCCGAATACGCTGGTGGTAGTGAAAGTCAACGGACAGCAGGTGCAGGAGTGGCTGGAGTGCTCTGCGGGTCAGTTCAAACAAATCGATCCAAGCAAGCGTGAGCCGCAATCCCTGCTCAACTGGGACGGCTTCCGCACGTATAACTTCGACGTGATCGATGGCGTCAATTATCAGATTGATGTGACGCAACCTGCCCGCTACGACAGCGAATGTGCGTTAATCAACGATAAATCACACCGTATCAAAGGGCTGACGTTTAACGGCAAACCGATCGATCCCAAAGCGACCTTCCTGATCGCCACCAATAACTACCGCGCCTACGGCGAGAAATTTGCCGGTACGGGTGAGAAGTACGTGGCCTTCGCCTCACCGGATGAAAACCGCTCCGTTCTGGCGGCTTACATCAGCGCGGAAACGCAAAAGTCGGGAGAAGTGAAGCCGCAGGCGGATAACAACTGGCGTCTGGCCCCTATCGCCAGCGATACGCCGCTGGATATCCGCTTTGAAACGTCGCCATCAGAGAAAGCCACGGCGTTTATCAAAGAGAAAGCGCAGTACCCGATGACGTCCGTCGGCAATGATGAAACGGGCTTTGCGGTTTATCGCCTTGACCTGCAACACACGAAATAAGGGCTGACTGCCTTGTGATCCACAGGCTCCTGCTTCGGCTGGAGCCTGAACCACAGCGGTTATAGCGGTTCAACCGTGTTATTTGCGGAGGCATCAAACTTCTGCTGGGAAAGCAGTACATTATCCATATTCTGTTCAGCCCAGTAGGTGAGCCCGGCAATCGGCTTAGCTAACGTTTTTCCCATTACGGTCGAGGCGTATTCCACCGTCACCGGAATGGTTGGAAAGACCGTGCGTTCGACGAAACCGTCGCGCACCAGATTCTTCAGCGTTTGCGACAGGACCTTTTGTGAGATCCCTTCCACGTCGCGTTTTAACTGATTAAAGCGCATCGGTCGTTCAACCAGAATATTCAGAATCAGCAGCGTCCATTTATCCGCGACACGATCCAAAATCATGCGGGTCGGGCAATTTTGCGCATAAACATCATAGCGTTTGCTCATCGGCGAGTTTCCATGTAGCAGCTTGAAGTATGACGGGTATGGTTACCTTGCAGATACCAACTCACTTAAAAGTGCTTTCTTAACAGAACCATGAGGCTCCGATATAGTCCTCACATTATAAAGTTAGTATCTATTAGAAAGCACGTATCACTCGCAACACCCGATTATCGGTCACCTGCGAGCCATTGATAAACACAGAAAAACGAGGATTTTTTATGTCAAAAGCAGTCGTTATTTATCATTCAGGCTACGGCCACACCCAGCGTTTGGCTACTGCCGTAGCCGAAGGCGCTAACGCCGAGCTGATTGCTATCGATGCGGAAGGGAATATCAGCGATGCCGAGTGGGAGAAACTCGCCGCCGCCGATGCCATTATTTTCGGTACACCAACCTACATGGGCGGCCCAACCTGGCAGTTCAAGAAATTCGCAGATGCCAGCTCTAAAGCCTGGTTCTCCCGCAGTTGGAGCAACAAAGTATTTGGCGGTTTTACTAACAGCGCCAGCCTCAACGGCGACAAGCAGGTCACCCTGATTTATCTACAAACGCTGGCTTCACAGCACGGCGGAATTTGGGTCAGTCTGAACCAACTGCCTTCCAATGCCAAAGCGGCAAAACGCGATGATTTGAATAACCTCGGCGGTTCCGTCGGTCTGCTGGCACAGACGCCGTCTGACGCCAGCGTAGATGAAGTGGTCGCGGGCGATCTGGCAACGGGTAAGCTGTATGGTCAGCGCATTGCTGACATCGCTGCAAAACTGGCTAACTAAACGTTATCCCCCAACGAACAAGCGCCGCTTTTCGCGGCGCTTTTTTACTTAGCTAGTCGCGAAACGATCCTCGCCCATTGCGATAGTAACCATTTCCCCGCTCGTGCCCGCGCCTGTCCCACTCGCCGCGACGCGGCCCGCGATCGTCAACATAGCGTGGAGGATCAAAACGACGGTTGTCATAATCACGTCTGTCGCGCTGACTCTCACGCCACCAGCGGGCATCGCGCCAGCGCCAGCCATCCCAATAGTAGCCGTGCCGATTACGTTCACCACGATGGTAGCCCCGGTGCTCCTGCCACCAGCGCTCGCTGCGCCAGTCATAGCCATCCCAGTAATTCCCACGCCTATCACGCTCTCCGATATTCAACGTGACGCTGGGCATCAGCTCAATGCTGGCACCCTTAGCCTCTGGTGCTGGCATAACCGCAAACATTCCCACAAACAGGGCACTGATGACGAGTGGCTTAAACATAGGGTAACTCCTTGCTCACCGCGACTGCGGCCTGACAGAGATATACGGGGAATTCCTCTGCATCACTATCAGATAAATGCGCATTTTCCTGATTTTACCGTTCTTAACGTTTCGCTAACGCAGATGTACGCTATTCATCAGTACCCTATTAATTAGGAGATGTTTTAGTTTTTTAAAAGAGTACAGCCGGATTGCCACGTAGTATGAAAAAACAGCCAAAAATTATCTTTCGATAGTGAAATTAGGCCACATCCAGCTTTTTCTCAGAAAATTACCGAGAGACACAGTCCAAATATAAATAACGAAAGAAATGTTATTAATTAGCATTTAATTTAAATAAAAATTCTTTTTAGAAGTAATGATTTAATCAAGGCCACAATGCGGCCTTATAAAGGATTAAAGATAGTCCACTGCAAGTATCTCAGAATTTAGTATAATACTGTAGAATGCATGGGGAACAAAAGACTGAATATAAACAGAATCCCCTTCATTCATTTCTTGCTTCCTGATATCACCTTGTAAATTCTTCCATATAAACCCCACTTTTCCATTTAGAACATAAACAAGCTCTCTGACCAAATGACCCGAGTTAACAGTAACATTTTCGCTGGTACTGAGAGGTGTTGTCCTCAGAACAAGTAAGTCAGGGTCAACGCTCGTTTTCAAAACGTGGCGATAATGATATCCCCCTTTTGAAGCGTCACCTTTAACTCTTTCATAAGAATGTTCTCTGCGTGAAATCAATACAGGAGCTATTTTTGAAAAATTTTGGTCAATTGAAGAAGACAAAAATTCATTGGGGCTTATACAGGTTAATTTACAGATAGCTAAAAAAGAAGTTAAATTATTAATCTCAATACAGTCGCCAACATATTGAACATGCGTGCTTATATCAGAAACAATCATCTTTCTCGTGGAAAGTATTTTCTCCATCAAACTGGATTTAATCAATAGTTTATCCAAAGTAACCTCTACGATAGAGTTTCATATATTTGGTAGACTTGCTCGTATGATAATTCACCTTTCTTTATTATAGAAATTTCACGTACAAGCCCCAGAAGCTCGTCTAATTTATTTTCATCAAAATATTTACCACTTGCGGCTAGAGCATACTTCAAAGATGCTTTACCTGAATGTTTACCAATAATAATCTTACGCGTTCCATTCACTATTTCAGGACTGATCGGTT
This region includes:
- a CDS encoding outer membrane protein assembly factor, translating into MCALLMLAPESQAANVRLQVMGLEGQLQKNVRARLSTIAVDEVNADGRFRSRVDEAIRQGLRALGYYDPQIGFEFRPAVNGGRPVLIATVTPGEPVKIAGVNITLRGGAHNDKDYQQLVKDDRPEIGSVLNHGDFDRFKSGLNGLSLRKGYFDARFLQSQLGVMQEKREAFWDIDFDSGERYRFGAVRFQGAQIREDYLQNLVPFHEGDVYTSEDLGELNRRLSATGWFNSVVVSPDFDQSKSTKVLPLEAVVTPRTRNRIETGVGYATDVGPRFKTTWNKPWVNSRGHSLESSLSVSAPEQSLDFSYKIPLLKNPLEQYYLLQGGFKREDLNDTKSDGTTLNVARYWDLSSGWQRAINLRWSLDHFTQASVTDTTMLIYPGVSINRTRQRGGLMPVWGDTQRYSIDISDTTWGSDIDFAVVQAQNVWIRTLADKHRFVARGNLGWIETNNFSRVPPSLRFFAGGDRSIRGYKYKSISPRDSDGKLTGASKLATGSLEYQYNVTGKWWGAVFVDSGEAVNDIKRSNFKTGTGVGVRWASPIGPVKLDVAMPIGDAEKKNDVQFYIALGPEL
- the msrA gene encoding peptide-methionine (S)-S-oxide reductase MsrA, translating into MSSIDKTQRITQSDALPGRSTPMPVARLHVVHEHSMTHVPDPMSVAIFAMGCFWGAERLFWQQPGVYSTAAGYIGGYTPNPTYREVCSGQTDHAEAVRVVFDPAVINYEQLLRLFWENHDPAQGMRQGGDIGSQYRSAIYTLTPEQEQAAQESLQRFQQAMRESGDGRAISTEIEPAGPFYYAEDDHQQYLHKNPNGYCGLGGISICLPPPR
- a CDS encoding HlyC/CorC family transporter, producing the protein MLNSLLLILFLIAISAFFSLSEISLAASRKIKLKLMADEGNLNADLVLKFQETPGIFFTVIQIGVNAVAILAGIIGDAAFSPTFSMLFERFMSPEAADKASFICSFVLVTSLFILFGDLTPKRIGMIAPEAVAVRIINPMRFCLLLFRPLVWIFNGLANVIFRLLKLPMVRKDDITSDDIYAVVEAGALAGVLRKQEHELIENVFELESRTVPSSMTSRESVVYFDLREQEDSIKEKIAQQPHSKFLVCDGTIDQIVGYVDSKDLLIRVLGNQSLTLSSGVQIRPALIVPDTLTLSEALESFKTAGEDFAVILNEYALIVGIITLNDVMTTLMGDLVGQGMEEQIVARDENSWLVEGGTPIEDVMRALNIDDFPHSGNYETIGGFMMYTLRKIPKRTDAVRFSGYKFEVVDIDSYKIDQLLVTRLEDRPIVSSSVKIDSDD
- a CDS encoding DUF1107 domain-containing protein, with the translated sequence MRIFERYNPLKVAKYVKTLFRGRLYIKGVGAFEFDYGKILLPKKQDKQHLLVMSEVNRQVIRLQAEMG
- a CDS encoding YtfJ family protein, whose translation is MIKIRHLLIALSITPLLGLPALAHTLVLNQLVPPVGVADKGELQYLNNQFSYKNWNSAQLPGKVRVIQHIAGRTSAKEMNDPLISALKAANLPHDYYQTTTIVNTDDAIIGTSMFVRSSLEDNKKAFPWSQFIVDSNGNVRKTWQLQQNSSAIAVLDKQGKVRFVKDGALSGQEVQQVMSLLRQLLEEK
- the cysQ gene encoding 3'(2'),5'-bisphosphate nucleotidase CysQ, coding for MLEPICQLARDAGAAIMQVYDGQHPVDVAHKKDDSPVTAADLAAHRVIKDGLAAAYPDIPLLSEEDPPEWEIRRHWQRYWLVDPLDGTKEFLSRNGEFTVNIALIENGQAVLGVVYVPVTGVMYSAAEGKAWKEENGQRRQITVKQARPPLVVVSRSHADRELKDYLNQLGEHQTVAVGSSLKFCLVAEGEAQLYPRFGPTNIWDTAAGHAVAVAAGAQIHDWQGQTLSYTPRESFLNPGFRVSLF
- a CDS encoding bifunctional 2',3'-cyclic-nucleotide 2'-phosphodiesterase/3'-nucleotidase; its protein translation is MKHSLALSLLATLVATTVHAATVDLRVLETTDLHSNMMDFDYYKDTPTDKFGLVRTASLIHAAREQATNSVLVDNGDLIQGSPLGDYMAAKGLKAGDVHPVYQAMNTLDYSVGNIGNHEFNYGLDYLHKALSGAKFPYVNANVLDAKTGKPLFTPYHIENKSVTDRDGKQHTLRIGYIGFVPPQVMVWDKANLTGKVTVEDITESAKKWVPEMRKQGADLVIVIPHSGLSAEPYKAMAENSVYYLSQIPGVDAIMFGHAHAVFPSNDFANIKGADIKQGTLNGVPAVMPGQWGDHLGVVDFTLNNDSGTWKVEQAKAEARPIYDKAQKKSLAAEDDKLVKVLSDAHQNTREFVSKPIGKSADNMYSYLSLIQDDPTVQIVNNAQRAYVEHFIQGDPDLADLPVLSAAAPFKAGGRKNDPASYVEVEKGQLTFRNAADLYLYPNTLVVVKVNGQQVQEWLECSAGQFKQIDPSKREPQSLLNWDGFRTYNFDVIDGVNYQIDVTQPARYDSECALINDKSHRIKGLTFNGKPIDPKATFLIATNNYRAYGEKFAGTGEKYVAFASPDENRSVLAAYISAETQKSGEVKPQADNNWRLAPIASDTPLDIRFETSPSEKATAFIKEKAQYPMTSVGNDETGFAVYRLDLQHTK
- a CDS encoding helix-turn-helix transcriptional regulator yields the protein MSKRYDVYAQNCPTRMILDRVADKWTLLILNILVERPMRFNQLKRDVEGISQKVLSQTLKNLVRDGFVERTVFPTIPVTVEYASTVMGKTLAKPIAGLTYWAEQNMDNVLLSQQKFDASANNTVEPL
- a CDS encoding flavodoxin family protein is translated as MSKAVVIYHSGYGHTQRLATAVAEGANAELIAIDAEGNISDAEWEKLAAADAIIFGTPTYMGGPTWQFKKFADASSKAWFSRSWSNKVFGGFTNSASLNGDKQVTLIYLQTLASQHGGIWVSLNQLPSNAKAAKRDDLNNLGGSVGLLAQTPSDASVDEVVAGDLATGKLYGQRIADIAAKLAN
- a CDS encoding DUF2502 domain-containing protein, whose amino-acid sequence is MFKPLVISALFVGMFAVMPAPEAKGASIELMPSVTLNIGERDRRGNYWDGYDWRSERWWQEHRGYHRGERNRHGYYWDGWRWRDARWWRESQRDRRDYDNRRFDPPRYVDDRGPRRGEWDRRGHERGNGYYRNGRGSFRD